The following coding sequences are from one Cervus canadensis isolate Bull #8, Minnesota chromosome 4, ASM1932006v1, whole genome shotgun sequence window:
- the POU4F3 gene encoding POU domain, class 4, transcription factor 3 encodes MMAMNAKQPFGMHPVLQEPKFSSLHSGSEAMRRVCLPAPQLQGNIFGSFDESLLARAEALAAVDIVSHGKNHPFKPDATYHTMSSVPCTSTSSTVPISHPAALTSHPHHAVHQGLEGDLLEHISPTLSVSGLGAPEHSVMPAQIHPHHLGAMGHLHQAMGMSHPHAVAPHSAMPACLSDVESDPRELEAFAERFKQRRIKLGVTQADVGAALANLKIPGVGSLSQSTICRFESLTLSHNNMIALKPVLQAWLEEAEAAYREKNSKPELFNGSERKRKRTSIAAPEKRSLEAYFAIQPRPSSEKIAAIAEKLDLKKNVVRVWFCNQRQKQKRMKYSAVH; translated from the exons ATGATGGCCATGAACGCCAAGCAGCCTTTCGGCATGCACCCGGTGCTTCAAGAACCCAAATTCTCCAGCCTGCACTCCGGCTCCGAGGCCATGCGCCGAGTCTGTCTCCCAGCCCCGCAG CTGCAGGGTAATATATTTGGAAGCTTTGATGAGAGCCTGCTGGCACGCGCCGAAGCTCTGGCGGCGGTGGATATCGTCTCCCACGGCAAGAACCATCCGTTCAAGCCCGACGCCACCTACCATACCATGAGCAGCGTGCCCTGCACGTCCACTTCGTCCACCGTGCCCATCTCCCACCCGGCCGCGCTCACCTCGCACCCGCACCACGCCGTGCACCAGGGCCTCGAGGGCGACCTACTAGAGCACATCTCGCCCACGCTGAGCGTGAGCGGCTTGGGCGCCCCCGAGCACTCGGTGATGCCGGCCCAGATCCACCCGCACCACCTGGGCGCCATGGGCCACCTGCATCAGGCCATGGGCATGAGCCACCCACATGCCGTGGCGCCTCATAGCGCTATGCCTGCCTGCCTCAGCGACGTGGAGTCGGACCCGCGAGAGCTCGAGGCCTTCGCTGAGCGCTTCAAGCAGCGGCGCATCAAGTTAGGGGTGACCCAGGCGGACGTGGGTGCGGCCCTGGCCAACCTCAAGATCCCCGGTGTCGGCTCGCTCAGCCAGAGCACCATCTGCAGGTTCGAGTCTCTCACTCTCTCGCACAACAACATGATTGCGCTCAAGCCGGTACTCCAGGCCTGGCTGGAGGAAGCCGAGGCCGCCTACCGAGAGAAAAACAGCAAGCCGGAGCTCTTCAATGGCAGCGAGCGGAAGCGCAAACGCACGTCCATCGCGGCGCCAGAGAAGCGCTCCCTGGAGGCCTACTTTGCGATCCAGCCGCGGCCCTCATCCGAAAAGATCGCGGCCATCGCCGAGAAACTGGACCTTAAAAAGAACGTGGTGAGGGTCTGGTTCTGCAAccagagacagaaacagaaacGAATGAAGTACTCGGCTGTCCACTGA